Part of the Candidatus Binatia bacterium genome is shown below.
CCTCGGGATAATCTTCGATCAGTTCCAGACGCTCAGACAACAGCGCTTCCTCCAATTCAGACATCCGAATGCAATCGGCATCGCGTTCGTGCTCGGCGTGGAGGGATAGCCGATAGCGGCTGCGTCGCACGAGGCCTCGGATTCGCGCCGGTATGTGGTCGGAAGCCACGCGAAATTCACTCCCTCACGGCGTCAGATGGTATGGCACGCAACGCATACATCAGATGGCTTTCCGATACGTCAGCGCTCTTTCGTAGCAGAAACAAGGTACGTTGGGGATGCGGCCGGGTCGGTTCGACCGCATGTATGCACGATGGTCCTGAAGCCGACGTC
Proteins encoded:
- a CDS encoding DUF4258 domain-containing protein → MASDHIPARIRGLVRRSRYRLSLHAEHERDADCIRMSELEEALLSERLELIEDYPEDPRGHSHLLLGFTQAEKPIHAVCSEHEGVLVIITVYRPDPKLWQNYRSRKEKK